A window from Terriglobales bacterium encodes these proteins:
- a CDS encoding amidohydrolase, which produces MPIVLLVVTLLFPTITTAQRPAADVIVTNAKVYTVEKERPRAEAVAILGERIVAVGTAAEIDAWRGPETKVIDGRGHLLLPGFNDAHVHFTTGGQQLDSVDLKDATSPQEFARLIGERAQQRPGEWVLNGQWDEQKWTPAELPTRQLIDGATGATPVFVSRYDGHMALANSAALRLAKVTAKTADPPGGEIVRDAQGNPTGVLKDAAMGLVYKVIPDMTPQQRTEALKRALAHAAQLGVTSVQDMGMPVADVRTYMEFAERGELTTRIYAAPMETEWQKQADAGVRRAFGSPYLRIGALKGYADGSLGSTTAYFFEPYTDAPKTRGLLSDEMHPITAMRGRLMKADEAGLQLCIHAIGDQAISIILDMFGDVVKANGTRDRRLRIEHAQHMAAKDFARFADLGVIASMQPYHAIDDGRWAEKRIGPDRIKRTYAFRTFLDNKVRLAFGSDWTVAPLDPLQGIYAAVTRATLDGKNPQGWVPEQKLTVAEAVEAYTMGSAYAEFQEREKGSLTRGKLADMVLLTDDIFSIPPEAIKDVKVEMTMVGGKVVYERK; this is translated from the coding sequence TTGCCGATCGTTCTTCTCGTCGTGACGCTTCTCTTCCCGACCATCACCACCGCGCAGCGGCCGGCGGCCGATGTCATCGTCACCAACGCCAAGGTCTACACCGTGGAGAAGGAGCGGCCGCGCGCGGAGGCCGTGGCCATCCTGGGCGAGCGCATCGTCGCGGTCGGGACGGCGGCGGAGATCGACGCGTGGCGCGGGCCCGAGACCAAGGTCATCGACGGCCGCGGCCACCTGCTCCTGCCCGGGTTCAACGACGCGCACGTCCACTTCACGACGGGCGGGCAGCAGCTCGACAGCGTGGACCTGAAGGACGCGACGTCGCCGCAGGAGTTCGCGCGCCTCATTGGCGAGCGCGCCCAGCAACGGCCCGGCGAGTGGGTGCTGAACGGCCAGTGGGACGAGCAGAAGTGGACGCCGGCGGAACTGCCCACGCGCCAGCTCATCGACGGCGCCACCGGCGCCACGCCGGTGTTCGTGAGCCGCTACGACGGCCACATGGCGCTGGCGAACTCGGCCGCGCTGCGGCTCGCTAAGGTCACGGCGAAGACTGCCGATCCGCCGGGCGGCGAGATCGTCCGCGACGCCCAGGGCAATCCCACCGGCGTGCTCAAAGACGCCGCGATGGGACTGGTCTACAAGGTGATCCCCGACATGACGCCGCAGCAGCGCACCGAGGCGCTGAAGCGCGCGCTGGCACACGCGGCGCAGCTCGGCGTGACCAGCGTGCAGGACATGGGCATGCCGGTCGCCGACGTCCGTACATACATGGAGTTCGCCGAACGCGGCGAGCTCACCACGCGCATCTACGCCGCGCCCATGGAGACGGAGTGGCAGAAGCAGGCGGACGCGGGCGTGCGCCGCGCCTTCGGCTCGCCCTACCTGCGCATCGGCGCGCTCAAGGGCTACGCCGACGGCTCGCTCGGCTCGACCACCGCGTACTTCTTCGAGCCCTACACCGACGCGCCCAAGACGCGCGGCCTGCTCTCCGACGAGATGCACCCCATCACCGCGATGCGCGGGCGGCTGATGAAGGCGGACGAGGCGGGCTTGCAGCTCTGCATCCACGCCATCGGCGACCAGGCCATTTCCATCATCCTCGACATGTTCGGCGACGTCGTGAAGGCGAACGGGACGCGCGACCGGCGGCTGCGCATCGAGCACGCGCAACACATGGCCGCGAAGGACTTCGCGCGCTTCGCCGACCTCGGTGTGATCGCCAGCATGCAGCCGTACCACGCCATCGACGACGGGCGCTGGGCGGAGAAGCGCATCGGTCCGGACCGCATCAAGCGGACGTACGCGTTCCGCACGTTCCTGGACAACAAAGTCAGGTTGGCATTCGGCAGCGATTGGACAGTGGCGCCGCTGGATCCGCTACAGGGGATTTACGCCGCGGTGACGCGCGCGACACTCGACGGCAAGAACCCGCAGGGCTGGGTGCCGGAGCAGAAGCTCACCGTGGCCGAGGCGGTGGAGGCCTACACCATGGGCTCGGCGTACGCGGAGTTCCAGGAGCGCGAGAAGGGCTCGCTCACGCGCGGCAAGCTGGCCGACATGGTGCTCCTGACCGACGACATCTTTTCCATCCCGCCGGAGGCCATCAAGGACGTGAAAGTCGAGATGACAATGGTGGGCGGGAAAGTCGTGTACGAGCGCAAATAG